GGCAAGATGGCCGGGTCGGGCAGGCTGGTTAAGTCAATCATGTTTCTGATTTTAGTAACGATTGAAAATTGAAATGGAATTGTGAAAGATATTTAGTAGATATTGTTTATTTTAATGTTTTTGATTGACTTAGTTTGAAATAAAAGACAACTCATAACGACCTATTTATATGTAAATGGTCTGAAATTGCCACCTTTATGTTTTTCAGGGTGGTTCGTTTCCTTTTAGCTGGAGAGCGGCCATAAAAAGAACTCTTGACAAGGCCACATATAGTCCAACTAACCGTCTCGATAGGTTGGTTAtgatttttagatgtatgtacagaTAAATTTATTTGCACAGTTATTAATGGGGGTGATGTCACTtatggtttataataatataatactatatataCTATATATGTCAATATAATACTATATATACTATATATGTCATTACTTGAATCTTATATGTTTAGTTGGAGTCTTTCGATATCAATGCCATCTGGTGTTGATTTGGACGCTCCGCATTCTATGAAGCAAACAGAGGAGGTTGTTCTTGCTCAGGTTTGTAATATTATGATTGTTGTTGGAAATATGTAATTTAGTTTACAGATGTTTAAGAAAATTAAATATTATGATTGTTGACCAAAGTTATTAGGTATTCTTTGTAGGATGTTGAAGTTCTAGGGAAGTTGCCTGAGAAGGTTTCATGCTATCAAGGAGTGTTCTATAATTATTTCAGCATAGGTATTCTATTCTTCTTTTTCTATTTCAGcataggtattattatttattatttattattaaatattaattataattgttattatataattttattttattttgtcttTTTACTACCTTGACAATTAAGTTTTCTTGATAAAGGAATGGATGCTCAAGTGGCTTATGGTTTCCATCATTTACGGAATGAGAAACCTTACCTTGCTCAAGGTCCTATTTCTAACAAGGTCTGAACTTTAAATAGCATTATTTTCATTAGAGGTTTCATTGATGGACTGGTCGAGTAACCTTTTATACAGTCGGGTCTACTACTCGATACTTTCTTGTCCTTTGAGTTTTATAAAATGAAAGTGTAAATTGATAATACGATTATAAACATGTGGTGTTACAATCATAATCTAGGTTTTTTAAATAATTATGAGTAATAAGGTTCTATTCATTTTAAAAGAAATTGGGTGACTTTTGACTTTTCAAACCAATTAACTCCTTTTCATGTTCGTTATTGTTCAGAAGTTTACCCTTATTAACCAATATTTTAGGTGCATGGGTTGAAATTACCACATCTATGATTTGTTAACATATTTGAGGATTATGAATTTGTTATACGGTTATAAGTTACCTAGTTGATTAGTTTATTGTTCTGTTGTCACAGATGATCTACTCTGGATACAGTTGTAAACAAGGGTGGTTTTTCACACCTTGCATGGCTGATCCTGGTTTaaggtaataaaaaaaattgtCACATTGAAGTACTCCTTCACCTGATATAATTGTTATGTTTTACTTTATGTCTTTGCACATGTGTTAATATGCTCATGGGCCATACTATTCGAACATATTAAAATCTATTTGTAAGCATGAAATTTACTAGTAAATAACTAGTTAAGGGGAAAAATTTTGATGAATGCAGGGGACTAAAGAATATCTTGAGGTTACATGTTAAGAGACTAAACAGTTCTGAGTGGGAACATGTTCCTATCCCATCAAGGTAAAGTTACTAATTTAGAATGTTGTCGTTATTACACATTTGGGTATGCTTTGGTCGAATTGGGTTAAGTTTTATTTCAAATGGGTCATCTATTCTTATCTAGCTAATTGGAATTGGGTAAAATGGGTTGACGGATCAAAGTGGTTGTAAGTCAGCCGATGTCTCTTTAGAATCCATAAATTCTTCTTAATACGTTTCTTTTAAAATATTTATACCATATTATTTTTGTAATCATAATTAGCTAGTGACTTATTATTTTATGACGGCAAAAAGATCTTATTTCATACTGTTGCTTGACAATATATCACCTTCCAGTGTTAGGTCTATTGTTGCCTTGAATCTTCATAACTACGCAAGTGGAAGAAACCCTTGGGGTAAATTAAAACCAGAATATATGGACAaggtaaaatattattaatatttatatggatGATTGCAGTTATAAATTGACACTTAGTTTTGGGATAATGTTTTTTAGTACATATCAAATAATATATAACTCTCCAATGAAAGACTTTTATTTAAAGTTATTTTGTTTTGTTTGTTATTTGGTCAAAATGCAGAAAGGCTTTGTTGAGGCGAATGCAGATGATGGTCTCCTAGAAGTATTTGGGTTGAAGCACGGATGGCATGCATCATTTGTGATGGTCGAGCTTATTTCAGCCAAACACATTGCACAGGTATTATATTATATGAATATTCaacatgtaattttttttttacaaatgtgACATTTTAGTACTATGTTTTTTGGACACACAGATTATGTTTTGAaaccattcaggcttgcctgagtggccaccgagttgcccaatgaagcacaccacccgggttcaattcctggctatgccaaattgttcaaaaagggagtgtgactagagggtgcgcataatgcgcaattcacccggtaccaggtctcgctctcgggaggcttgattacccgaggttttaccttctatgggggagccaatgtgctcgttcataggagggtttccttgcttaccaaaaaaaaaaaagattatgtTTTGAAATTGGGTGTATTGTATGTTCCTCAGGCTGCGGCAATCCGATTGGAGTTGAGGGGTGGAGCATGGAAGCAAGCTTATTTGCAGATGGACGGAGAACCATGGAAGCAACCATTGAAAAATGAGTTTTCAACTTTTGTCGACATTGTAAGGGTACCATTTCACTCAGTTATGATAAATGGAGGGTAAGAGGGTAATTAAGAGATTAATACCGTATTGTCTGGGATTTAGTGTAAATCAGTTCTATCATTTAACTACTGCACAAATATATTAGTGGTTCCTTTAAACTACTTGTCATACCATTTGTTCAATTACGTGCTTAGCGTGCGCCTTGTTTGTATAATCCTGTAATGATGTAATGATTCAAGTTGATTGGTAAATTGTGAAAAGTTTTTAATCAATTAACAGTTGTTCCTTCAAGCCATATTGTTTGTATAATCTGGTTTTCGTTTTCAGTATTATGATGTGCTAGTTATCATTAACCACTCTGgctgtttatttttttatttttatttttttaaatttgtcTTTGTTTTCATTTGTCTCTTATTTTGAAGGGTTGTCTGATTCTA
This genomic window from Rutidosis leptorrhynchoides isolate AG116_Rl617_1_P2 chromosome 2, CSIRO_AGI_Rlap_v1, whole genome shotgun sequence contains:
- the LOC139890645 gene encoding diacylglycerol kinase 4-like: MGSSSPSPEETVNTVAVRLPVMDSIKRFSLSGISIPKEELRKKITMAEYLRFAIRDCIANKDIDAGKRHADVSSDGGGECPVVVFVNSKSGGRHGTELKARLQDLMGQEQVFDLQNVKPHEFVEYGLGCLEKFTSLGDNCAKQTRERLRIVVAGGDGTVGWVLGCLGELHKQGRNPIPPTAIIPLGTGNDLSRSFGWGGSFPFSWRAAIKRTLDKATYSPTNRLDSWSLSISMPSGVDLDAPHSMKQTEEVVLAQDVEVLGKLPEKVSCYQGVFYNYFSIGMDAQVAYGFHHLRNEKPYLAQGPISNKMIYSGYSCKQGWFFTPCMADPGLRGLKNILRLHVKRLNSSEWEHVPIPSSVRSIVALNLHNYASGRNPWGKLKPEYMDKKGFVEANADDGLLEVFGLKHGWHASFVMVELISAKHIAQAAAIRLELRGGAWKQAYLQMDGEPWKQPLKNEFSTFVDIVRVPFHSVMINGG